The following proteins come from a genomic window of Flavobacterium crocinum:
- a CDS encoding winged helix-turn-helix domain-containing protein produces the protein MGIIDKLNKDFESRVRLGIMSVLMVNDWVDFTEMKTLLDITDGNLASHSSALEKSEYIEVKKEFVGKKPKTSYQVTPLGRAAFKEHLSYLEKLMKS, from the coding sequence ATGGGAATTATTGATAAGCTAAATAAAGATTTCGAAAGCCGTGTCAGATTGGGTATTATGTCCGTTCTAATGGTTAACGACTGGGTAGATTTTACCGAGATGAAAACGCTTTTGGATATCACCGACGGGAATTTAGCAAGTCATTCTTCTGCATTGGAGAAATCTGAATACATCGAAGTAAAAAAGGAATTTGTAGGCAAAAAGCCAAAAACATCTTATCAGGTAACACCGCTTGGACGCGCGGCGTTTAAAGAACACCTTTCATATCTCGAAAAATTAATGAAATCTTAG
- a CDS encoding DUF4153 domain-containing protein — translation MKKHQIILACTAVFALLFYNQEPGINISIFGVVLTLLVSYFFQEKLVDRSHLVLVMTSILSCFAFAWYGDAASFFALALSILFLQFKTQEGELKIIQIFPLIFLNGITTLGRVFIFSQWLPERKIHNDFAKKLVAFVVIPMIFLGLFFIVYSFGSNHFSSLFTDYTLDIDVFQLVLISILGFYISFSFWNYWVPDACYEFNPKLNNEFNTISEVKNQSTFSFLDLDFERKSGEITLFLLNLMLLVFITTYNYEQFFEVVEKSNLSADTHERVNAVIFSILMAVGVILFYFKGGFNFDEKAKTLKNLAKIWLTLNVILIISAMIKNTEYVSFYGLTYKRLGVYAFLILSIIGLVISFQKIRKQKTNAYLFNQMVWYFYGTVLLCSYVNWGNLVTTYNISVNKGVEPVFLSGLNFNDEARREYLQKNNLNGKYAEAVREELITNYQNAGFLSKALYYDFLQVKN, via the coding sequence ATGAAAAAACATCAAATTATTTTAGCGTGTACAGCAGTTTTTGCACTGCTTTTTTACAATCAGGAGCCTGGAATCAATATTTCTATTTTTGGAGTGGTACTGACTTTATTAGTTAGTTATTTCTTTCAGGAAAAGCTAGTTGACAGATCCCATCTGGTTTTGGTTATGACTTCTATTTTGTCTTGTTTTGCTTTTGCGTGGTATGGAGATGCTGCATCTTTTTTTGCTTTAGCATTATCAATTTTGTTTTTACAGTTTAAAACACAGGAGGGGGAACTCAAAATTATACAAATCTTTCCTTTGATATTCTTAAACGGAATAACAACATTGGGACGCGTTTTTATTTTTAGTCAATGGCTTCCTGAACGAAAAATTCACAACGATTTTGCGAAGAAACTTGTAGCGTTTGTTGTAATTCCGATGATATTTTTAGGATTGTTTTTTATCGTTTATTCTTTTGGAAGTAATCATTTCTCTTCATTGTTTACAGATTACACTTTAGATATTGATGTTTTTCAGTTAGTACTGATCAGCATACTTGGATTTTATATTTCTTTCAGTTTTTGGAATTACTGGGTTCCTGATGCTTGTTATGAATTCAATCCAAAATTAAACAATGAATTCAATACTATTTCTGAGGTAAAAAATCAAAGTACTTTTTCATTTCTTGATTTGGACTTTGAAAGAAAGAGTGGGGAAATTACATTGTTTTTATTAAATCTTATGCTGCTGGTTTTTATTACAACTTATAATTATGAGCAGTTTTTTGAAGTGGTAGAAAAATCAAATCTTAGTGCAGATACACATGAACGTGTAAATGCTGTAATTTTTTCGATCTTAATGGCTGTAGGTGTAATTCTGTTTTATTTCAAAGGAGGATTTAACTTTGACGAAAAGGCTAAAACATTAAAAAACTTAGCTAAAATCTGGCTTACATTAAATGTTATTTTGATTATAAGTGCCATGATTAAAAATACCGAATATGTATCTTTTTATGGCCTGACTTATAAACGTCTTGGAGTTTATGCATTTTTAATTCTGTCTATTATCGGATTGGTGATTTCATTTCAGAAAATCAGAAAACAGAAGACCAACGCCTATCTTTTCAATCAGATGGTATGGTATTTCTATGGAACAGTTCTTCTTTGCAGCTATGTGAATTGGGGGAATTTAGTAACCACTTATAATATTTCTGTAAACAAGGGAGTAGAGCCGGTTTTCTTAAGCGGACTAAATTTTAATGACGAGGCCAGAAGAGAATATCTTCAAAAGAATAATTTGAATGGTAAATACGCAGAGGCTGTGAGAGAAGAATTGATTACAAATTATCAAAATGCCGGATTCTTATCTAAAGCCTTATACTATGATTTTCTGCAGGTTAAAAATTAA